In the genome of Myxococcus stipitatus, one region contains:
- a CDS encoding hemolysin family protein: MGMEWVFLGLAILLVFANGFFVATEFAIVKIRATRLQSLVDEGQPGAAQALRMVEKLDAYLSATQFGITLASLGLGWLGEPAFAKLLEPVLTKLVPEGGSTTLAHTASVVIGFSIITFLHIVLGELAPKSLAIQRAEATTLAVALPMRVFYFLFYPAIVLLNGLAAWVLRVFGLQSVGEAHEAHSEDELRVILHSSAQAGAITTARAELLERALEMAQKTARQVMVPRNQVKFLDVEEPLEKCISDARAAGHTWLPVCRGNLDEVEGVVNAKDLFFLLSRGELRSLAQVQRPVLFIPENATLEQLLAEFRRRRRQTALVVDEHGGTSGLVTIADVVAEVVGDVAELGRRVEEVRSLPGGRFELPGTAQLDDLEERLDVNFDLDEDEEGEVTTIAGYLMTRLGRVPEKGDSLKLDMWRIQVEEVDGPRVVRVTVEPQSRAAPRSPTEAPAASPGEPVQGAAGTGDVPPASSSGGESSGA, from the coding sequence ATGGGAATGGAATGGGTGTTCCTGGGGCTGGCGATCCTCCTGGTCTTCGCCAACGGGTTCTTCGTGGCGACCGAGTTCGCCATCGTGAAGATTCGCGCCACGCGCCTCCAGTCGCTGGTGGACGAAGGCCAGCCGGGCGCGGCCCAGGCGCTGCGCATGGTGGAGAAGCTGGACGCGTACCTCTCCGCCACGCAGTTCGGAATCACGCTGGCCTCGCTGGGGCTGGGCTGGCTGGGTGAGCCCGCCTTCGCCAAGCTCCTGGAGCCGGTGCTGACGAAGCTGGTGCCCGAGGGCGGCAGCACGACGCTGGCGCACACCGCGTCGGTCGTCATCGGCTTCAGCATCATCACCTTCCTGCACATCGTGCTGGGGGAGCTGGCGCCCAAGAGCCTGGCGATTCAGCGCGCCGAGGCGACGACGCTCGCGGTGGCGCTGCCGATGCGGGTGTTCTACTTCCTCTTCTACCCGGCCATCGTCCTGCTCAACGGGCTGGCGGCGTGGGTGCTGCGCGTGTTCGGCCTCCAGTCGGTGGGCGAGGCACACGAGGCGCACAGCGAGGACGAGCTGCGCGTCATCCTCCACAGCTCCGCGCAGGCGGGGGCCATCACCACGGCGCGCGCGGAGCTCCTGGAGCGCGCGCTGGAGATGGCGCAGAAGACGGCGCGTCAGGTGATGGTGCCGCGCAACCAGGTGAAGTTCCTGGACGTGGAGGAGCCGCTGGAGAAGTGCATCTCGGATGCGCGAGCGGCGGGCCACACGTGGCTTCCCGTGTGCCGGGGCAACCTGGACGAGGTGGAAGGCGTGGTGAACGCCAAGGACCTCTTCTTCCTCCTGTCCCGAGGCGAGCTGCGCAGCCTGGCGCAGGTGCAGCGGCCGGTGCTCTTCATCCCGGAGAACGCGACACTGGAGCAGCTGCTCGCGGAGTTCCGTCGCCGCCGCCGCCAGACGGCGCTGGTGGTGGACGAGCACGGCGGAACGTCGGGCCTGGTCACCATCGCGGACGTGGTGGCGGAGGTCGTCGGCGATGTGGCGGAGCTGGGGCGTCGGGTGGAGGAGGTTCGCTCGCTGCCGGGGGGGCGCTTCGAGCTGCCCGGCACCGCGCAGCTGGATGACCTGGAGGAGCGGCTCGACGTCAACTTCGACCTCGATGAGGACGAAGAGGGCGAGGTGACGACGATTGCCGGCTACCTGATGACGCGGCTGGGGCGGGTTCCCGAGAAGGGCGACTCGCTGAAGCTCGACATGTGGCGCATCCAGGTGGAGGAGGTCGATGGGCCCCGCGTCGTGCGGGTGACGGTGGAGCCCCAGTCCCGCGCGGCGCCGCGCTCGCCCACGGAGGCCCCCGCGGCGTCGCCAGGAGAGCCCGTCCAGGGCGCGGCGGGGACAGGAGACGTTCCGCCCGCGTCCTCCTCCGGCGGCGAGTCCTCCGGCGCCTGA
- a CDS encoding tetratricopeptide repeat protein, producing MAREKDNIALSDEHNTRGIELADRGWLDEAIKEFKKAIDLDPSSAHAHDNLATVYAEKKLFREALGEYLTALKLEPESATAHYNLACFLSTHAGEMAVEEYKEAIELDPEYPDAHLNLGLTYADQGRVEEAMRELQAAIELDPQDAFPRHELAALMMDEGDYRSAITLLKEVVRLEAENFEAQLDLGICYAQKGFYAEAERAYERARALNAEDLLLNYNLSALYALWGRPKDAVQYLKAALTADRQKVMGWLSTDPMFDALKGDADFEALF from the coding sequence ATGGCCCGGGAAAAGGACAACATCGCGCTCTCCGACGAGCACAACACTCGTGGAATCGAGCTGGCGGACCGGGGTTGGCTGGACGAGGCCATCAAGGAGTTCAAGAAGGCCATCGACCTGGACCCGAGCTCGGCCCACGCGCACGACAACCTGGCCACCGTCTACGCGGAGAAGAAGCTCTTCCGCGAGGCGCTCGGCGAGTACCTCACGGCCCTGAAGCTGGAGCCGGAGAGCGCCACGGCGCACTACAACCTGGCCTGCTTCCTCTCCACTCACGCCGGCGAGATGGCGGTGGAGGAGTACAAGGAGGCCATCGAGCTGGACCCGGAGTATCCGGACGCGCACCTCAACCTGGGCCTCACGTACGCGGACCAGGGGCGGGTGGAGGAGGCCATGCGCGAGCTCCAGGCGGCCATCGAGCTGGACCCGCAGGACGCGTTCCCCCGGCACGAGCTGGCGGCGCTGATGATGGACGAGGGCGACTACCGCTCCGCCATCACGCTGCTCAAGGAAGTGGTGCGGCTGGAGGCGGAGAACTTCGAGGCGCAGCTCGACCTGGGCATCTGCTACGCGCAGAAGGGCTTCTACGCGGAGGCCGAGCGGGCCTATGAGCGCGCCCGCGCCCTCAACGCGGAAGACCTGCTGCTCAACTACAACCTGTCCGCGCTGTATGCCCTGTGGGGCCGACCGAAGGACGCGGTGCAGTACCTGAAGGCGGCGCTCACGGCGGACCGGCAGAAGGTGATGGGGTGGCTGTCGACGGACCCCATGTTCGACGCCCTCAAGGGCGACGCCGACTTCGAAGCGCTGTTCTGA
- a CDS encoding CapA family protein gives MRHAAFLLLLFSACHPRPAAVTDAPAPTPSARAQAAPEDAGPPAVAPLASPEDAGTPVRPITLLVGGDVTLGHNHQKWFDEQVAKGRSREELLAYGFKEVRALGDASDLFVVNLECPFTEGGEKLAKNFNFRARPELVGALLAGGVDAVSLANNHLMDYGAQGLVDTLVTLEAARIPYFGAGRNLAEARKPAVITVGGVRVALLGYFFLGERNIEPPQVYATETTPGVAGHFSDVDVMERMLREDILAARHQAEVVLPFFHWGREGTYVPEPYQVRLAHAAIDAGAAGVLGSHPHVLQAMELHRGAPVVYSLGNFVFGGNWNPRDKRGALWKGRFGPGGYLSSEVFPLRTDRFPELPFQPVPVTGEAAEEVFRLLVNSSATMERMLPELEPWARPAPSPATGGRE, from the coding sequence ATGCGCCACGCCGCCTTCCTGCTGTTGCTGTTCTCCGCCTGTCATCCACGCCCCGCCGCGGTGACGGACGCCCCCGCCCCCACCCCCTCGGCGCGGGCCCAGGCGGCCCCCGAGGACGCGGGCCCCCCCGCCGTGGCCCCCCTCGCCAGCCCCGAGGACGCCGGCACGCCCGTCCGCCCCATCACCCTCCTGGTGGGCGGCGACGTGACGCTCGGCCACAACCACCAGAAGTGGTTCGACGAGCAGGTGGCCAAGGGCCGCTCCCGGGAGGAGCTGCTCGCCTACGGCTTCAAGGAGGTGCGGGCGCTGGGCGACGCCTCCGACCTCTTCGTCGTCAACCTGGAGTGCCCCTTCACCGAGGGCGGCGAGAAGCTGGCGAAGAACTTCAACTTCCGCGCGAGGCCGGAGCTGGTGGGCGCGCTCCTGGCCGGCGGGGTGGACGCGGTGAGCCTGGCCAACAATCACCTCATGGACTACGGCGCCCAGGGGCTGGTGGACACCCTGGTGACCCTCGAGGCCGCGCGAATCCCCTACTTCGGGGCGGGCCGGAACCTCGCCGAGGCGCGCAAGCCCGCCGTCATCACCGTGGGCGGCGTGCGCGTGGCCCTCCTGGGGTACTTCTTCCTGGGTGAGCGGAACATCGAGCCGCCCCAGGTCTACGCCACGGAGACGACCCCCGGGGTCGCCGGCCACTTCTCCGACGTGGACGTCATGGAGCGGATGCTGCGCGAAGACATCCTCGCCGCCAGGCACCAGGCGGAGGTCGTGTTGCCCTTCTTCCACTGGGGCCGCGAGGGCACCTACGTCCCGGAGCCCTACCAGGTCCGGCTGGCCCACGCGGCCATCGACGCGGGCGCCGCGGGGGTGCTCGGCAGCCATCCCCACGTGCTCCAGGCCATGGAGCTGCACCGGGGCGCCCCCGTCGTCTACTCGCTGGGCAACTTCGTCTTTGGAGGGAACTGGAACCCACGCGACAAGCGGGGGGCCCTGTGGAAGGGCCGCTTCGGTCCGGGTGGCTACCTCTCCAGTGAGGTGTTCCCGCTGCGCACGGACCGCTTTCCGGAGCTCCCCTTCCAGCCTGTGCCCGTCACCGGGGAGGCGGCCGAGGAGGTGTTTCGACTGCTGGTCAACAGCTCCGCGACGATGGAGCGCATGCTCCCCGAGCTGGAGCCGTGGGCCCGGCCGGCTCCCTCCCCCGCGACTGGAGGGAGGGAGTAA
- the prfA gene encoding peptide chain release factor 1, translating into MIDKLEDVERRFERLTADLSNPDVLADSARLQKVSKERAGIEKLVETFRTYRQVLADLKEVEAWLESGGADEKNYAREALPGLKEQRDSLEGQLKVLLLPKDPNDDKNVILEIRAGAGGDEAALFAEEVMQMYLRYADTRGWKSDIIDMSPGNAGGVKDATVTLSGDAVFSSLKYESGVHRVQRVPATETQGRIHTSTITVAVMPEAEDVDVKINEADIDRQAMRSTGSGGQSVNTTDSAVRLTHRPTGIVVKCQQEKSQLKNYNMALRMLRAKIYEIEQERIRAERDSTRRSQVGTGDRSEKIRTYNFPQDRLTDHRIGLTVHNLPAVMTGDIEDIITACRTFYQAEALKAQTGGGPRSQPEA; encoded by the coding sequence ATGATTGACAAACTCGAAGACGTCGAGCGCCGGTTCGAGCGACTCACCGCGGACCTGTCGAACCCCGACGTGCTCGCCGACTCGGCGAGGCTCCAGAAGGTCTCCAAGGAACGCGCGGGCATCGAGAAGCTGGTGGAGACGTTCCGCACGTACCGCCAGGTGCTCGCCGACCTCAAGGAAGTGGAGGCCTGGCTCGAGAGCGGCGGCGCGGACGAGAAGAACTATGCCCGCGAGGCCCTGCCCGGCCTGAAGGAGCAGCGCGATTCGCTCGAGGGCCAGCTCAAGGTGCTCCTGCTGCCCAAGGACCCCAATGACGACAAGAACGTCATCCTGGAGATTCGCGCGGGCGCGGGCGGCGACGAGGCGGCGCTGTTCGCGGAGGAGGTCATGCAGATGTACCTCCGGTATGCGGACACGCGAGGCTGGAAGTCGGACATCATCGACATGAGCCCGGGCAACGCGGGCGGGGTGAAGGACGCCACCGTCACGCTGTCGGGCGACGCTGTCTTCAGCAGCCTCAAGTATGAATCCGGCGTGCATCGGGTGCAGCGCGTGCCCGCGACGGAGACGCAGGGCCGCATCCACACCTCCACCATCACCGTGGCCGTCATGCCGGAGGCCGAAGATGTGGACGTGAAGATCAACGAGGCGGACATCGACCGCCAGGCGATGCGCTCCACGGGCTCCGGCGGCCAGAGCGTCAACACGACGGACTCCGCGGTGCGCCTGACGCACCGGCCCACGGGCATCGTCGTGAAGTGCCAGCAGGAGAAGAGCCAGCTCAAGAACTACAACATGGCGCTCCGCATGCTCCGCGCGAAGATCTATGAAATCGAGCAGGAGCGCATCCGCGCCGAGCGAGACTCCACGCGCCGCTCGCAGGTGGGCACCGGCGACCGCAGCGAGAAGATCCGCACCTACAACTTCCCGCAGGACCGGCTGACGGACCACCGCATCGGCCTGACGGTCCACAACCTGCCGGCCGTGATGACGGGCGACATCGAGGACATCATCACCGCCTGCCGCACCTTCTACCAGGCCGAAGCCCTCAAGGCGCAGACGGGCGGCGGTCCCAGGTCCCAGCCGGAAGCATGA
- the prmC gene encoding peptide chain release factor N(5)-glutamine methyltransferase has translation MSSETWTIRRVLTWTTQHFEKRQVDAPRLTAEILLSHVLKTGRVRLYVDLDRPLSKEELSAFRALIERRLSGEPTQYLTGTREFYNRAFKVDARVLIPRPETELLVEAALRVLPKDAPARALDVCTGSGCIAISLAAERPQLSVTATDLSPDACALARENAETLKVSDRVTVLQGDLFSPLPPDARFHVIVSNPPYIATHEIAGLSAEVRREPKLALDGGPDGLVALKRVVSEARKWLEPGGLLALEMGETQGPAVLELLRAAGYEDARVEKDLERRERMAFGTQPAASGPQG, from the coding sequence ATGAGCAGCGAGACCTGGACCATCCGCAGGGTCCTCACCTGGACGACGCAGCACTTCGAGAAGCGCCAGGTGGATGCCCCCCGCCTCACGGCGGAAATCCTCCTGTCGCACGTGCTCAAGACGGGCCGCGTCCGGCTGTACGTGGACCTGGACCGCCCGCTCTCCAAGGAGGAGCTGTCCGCCTTCCGCGCCCTCATCGAGCGGCGCCTGTCGGGCGAGCCGACGCAGTACCTCACGGGCACCCGCGAGTTCTACAACCGCGCCTTCAAGGTGGACGCCCGCGTCCTCATCCCCCGGCCGGAGACGGAGCTGCTCGTCGAGGCCGCCCTGCGCGTGCTGCCCAAGGACGCCCCCGCGCGGGCCCTGGACGTGTGCACGGGCTCGGGCTGCATCGCCATCAGCCTCGCGGCCGAGCGGCCTCAGCTGTCCGTGACGGCCACGGACCTGTCCCCGGATGCGTGCGCCCTGGCGCGCGAGAACGCGGAGACGCTCAAGGTCTCCGACCGGGTGACGGTGCTCCAGGGAGACCTCTTCTCTCCCCTGCCCCCGGACGCGCGCTTCCACGTCATCGTCTCCAATCCGCCCTACATCGCCACGCATGAAATCGCGGGCCTGTCGGCCGAGGTGCGCCGCGAGCCCAAGCTGGCGCTGGACGGAGGGCCGGACGGACTGGTCGCCCTCAAGCGAGTGGTGAGCGAGGCCCGGAAGTGGCTGGAGCCTGGCGGCCTCCTTGCATTGGAGATGGGGGAGACGCAGGGCCCCGCCGTCCTGGAGCTCCTGCGTGCGGCCGGTTACGAGGACGCGCGCGTGGAGAAGGACCTGGAGCGGCGGGAGCGCATGGCATTTGGGACACAGCCCGCGGCCAGCGGGCCACAGGGCTGA
- the murA gene encoding UDP-N-acetylglucosamine 1-carboxyvinyltransferase, which produces MDKIVMKGGAELHGEVPVSGAKNAALPILASALLADGTSTFRNVPDLADVATMLKVLRTMGCGAERLEGRKKDVCEVGVTGHITPEAPYDLVKTMRASVLVLGPLVARFGRARVSMPGGCAIGARPIDQHLKGLKALGAEIHLTEGYVEARAKQLKGGTVNFDVITVTGTENVLMAAVLAKGRTVMENCAREPEIEELAKVLNKMGARIEGAGTSIITIEGVEGLTPVEHAILPDRIEAGTLLVAAAISGGNVLVKHAVPEHLDAVMDKLREAGCTLTAEAGGIRCKAPKTLTSVNITTTEHPGFPTDMQAQLMALMCVSQGTSVISENIFENRFMHVPELHRLGADITIQGHTAVVKGVKSLSGAPVMATDLRASASLILAGLRAEGRTDVSRVYHLDRGYERLERKLRALGADIRRVKAKA; this is translated from the coding sequence ATGGACAAGATCGTGATGAAGGGCGGCGCCGAGCTGCACGGCGAGGTCCCCGTGTCGGGCGCGAAGAACGCGGCGCTGCCCATCCTGGCCTCCGCGCTGCTGGCGGATGGCACGTCCACGTTCCGCAATGTGCCGGACCTGGCCGACGTCGCCACCATGCTCAAGGTGCTGCGCACCATGGGCTGCGGCGCGGAGCGGTTGGAAGGTCGCAAGAAGGACGTCTGCGAGGTGGGCGTCACCGGCCACATCACCCCGGAGGCGCCGTACGACCTGGTCAAGACGATGCGCGCCAGCGTGCTCGTGCTGGGGCCGCTCGTCGCGCGCTTCGGGCGGGCCCGGGTGTCCATGCCGGGCGGGTGCGCCATCGGCGCGCGGCCCATCGACCAGCACCTCAAGGGCCTCAAGGCGCTGGGCGCGGAAATCCACCTGACGGAGGGCTACGTGGAGGCCCGCGCCAAGCAGCTCAAGGGCGGCACCGTCAACTTCGACGTCATCACCGTCACCGGCACGGAGAACGTGCTGATGGCGGCCGTGCTGGCCAAGGGCCGCACCGTGATGGAGAACTGCGCCCGCGAGCCTGAAATCGAGGAGCTGGCCAAGGTCCTCAACAAGATGGGCGCGCGCATCGAAGGCGCCGGCACCTCCATCATCACCATCGAGGGCGTGGAGGGCCTCACCCCCGTGGAGCACGCCATCCTCCCGGACCGCATCGAGGCGGGCACGCTGCTCGTGGCGGCGGCCATCTCCGGCGGCAACGTGCTGGTGAAGCACGCGGTGCCCGAGCACCTGGACGCCGTCATGGACAAGCTGCGCGAGGCTGGGTGCACGCTGACCGCGGAGGCCGGGGGCATCCGGTGCAAGGCGCCCAAGACGCTCACCTCGGTGAACATCACCACGACGGAGCACCCGGGCTTCCCCACCGACATGCAGGCCCAGCTCATGGCCCTCATGTGTGTGAGCCAGGGAACATCCGTCATCAGCGAGAACATCTTCGAGAACCGCTTCATGCACGTGCCGGAGCTGCACCGTCTGGGGGCGGACATCACCATCCAGGGACACACCGCGGTGGTGAAGGGCGTGAAGTCGCTGAGCGGCGCGCCCGTCATGGCCACGGACCTGCGGGCAAGCGCTTCGCTCATCCTGGCGGGCCTGCGCGCCGAGGGGCGCACGGACGTCAGCCGCGTCTACCACCTGGACCGTGGCTATGAGCGACTGGAGCGCAAGCTGCGTGCCCTGGGTGCGGACATCCGGCGCGTCAAGGCGAAGGCCTGA
- a CDS encoding zf-TFIIB domain-containing protein, translated as MDCPSCNVEMTDLAGDEQTLRKCGECGGLWTDAADLNRLLLHNNLPGLESQGGKVDAAALTGQCPDCKVDLVRVDGGDRQHPLHYDTCESCGGIFLESEFQDATNVDVATKEIIDFFRHFSGKRKQAAL; from the coding sequence ATGGATTGCCCCAGCTGCAACGTCGAGATGACCGATCTCGCGGGGGATGAACAGACGTTGCGAAAGTGTGGAGAGTGCGGCGGGTTGTGGACGGACGCCGCGGACCTGAATCGGCTCCTGCTCCACAACAACCTCCCCGGGCTGGAGAGCCAGGGCGGCAAGGTCGACGCGGCGGCTTTGACCGGCCAATGCCCGGACTGCAAGGTCGACCTGGTTCGCGTCGACGGTGGAGACCGGCAGCACCCGCTTCACTACGACACCTGCGAGTCCTGCGGCGGCATCTTCCTGGAGTCGGAGTTCCAGGACGCGACGAACGTCGACGTCGCCACCAAGGAAATCATCGACTTCTTCCGCCACTTCAGCGGCAAGCGGAAGCAAGCCGCCCTCTGA